A stretch of DNA from Sugiyamaella lignohabitans strain CBS 10342 chromosome B, complete sequence:
GACGGTTTATTGCGCTATTGTGTATATAaaaaaagcagcagcgtcaGGGCCCGCATCGCAACCTAAAACATggctttatttatttattgaccTATTTGCTCATAGACTGCCGCTAATGATCAATCACATTGCCTCCAAATCTTATTTTAGCCATGCATAATCCCACTTTCAAGCGGCAGTGTGCAGCATGCGCATAGTTACATAACACTGATTGATTTCACCACGCACTCGCATTATAAAAAATGGAACACCGGAATAAATAGTTAAATTATCATAATTCCGACGTTTTACAGTTATTTCTTAACAATAGACgtgaatttttcacttgcaaatattatataaaaaaattcgTAAGTTTATTTGTGGTTTAAATGAGTAGCGaggtattttttttactttatTCTTCGTTTTATTCGTTTTCTTCATTCCCTTTTAACCCCTGTGTGGTTTCGTGTTTGTtgagtggtggtggtgggaagagcagcagcagcagcagcagaaaaaatTAGCCAGTCTGGAATGGCATATCTTGATTTTACGAAAGTATAAAGAAATACGATTTTCTCGACTCACAACATAACTTTCGACACGTCGAATCTGAGCTTGAACCTATTTCATCTCTctatttgaaaaataaattctGCCAAGCTGTGGCCCACTGTTGTGATTATCACCCGACCAAGCTCGTTTCCACTAGACCATATCTGACTAGTGACTagttcagcttcagctactctgttttggttttctcGATCTGATCTCTTCGTTATTTTGTGTTGGTGGTCgtttaatattattttaacTTTCGTTCGAGTAAAGACTTTCgttttggcttttttttttgcttcgGTTGGTGCTTTTCAGGGTGTTTTGGCTGTTAGCTGTTGTTTTCTGCACAACGCTGCtcaatcaataaatcaatcCTCACTGCTCGCTACAAACCTGATTCTTCATTCGTTGGTTGGGTTTATTTGTTTCTGACCACTCGTTGCACCCAGGGGGTATTGAACTCACGAGCATACTCGTACTAACTGCTGAAGCATAGAACTTCTCAGGAATCAACGAATCCTAATTCGCGACCTTAAATTTAGGTTTACCTTGTGATCTGATCTTATTTGTTCTTAGATCTGGTTACTACTGAGACCACAGCTGACTATTGGatctaatttattttgatttgatttgactgATCTGATTTGACTTTGTTATCTTTGACTGATTGGCTGATTTTGACAGTGGTTGATTTactttgtttgatttttgtttgacTGTTGGATTGATTCGTCGACTCACTTCCTGTTAATACTCTAGCACTCTAGCATATCAATCGCATTACAACAACGAATCATATACAATGCAAGCAGTCGACTCCCAGGTGACGCCCCAGCTGTCGCCTCCTCACAACGACTCTTACAGAGGTGTGACTTTGGAAGACGGCTCGGGATCTCCTATTGCCGCTCCACAATCAACTCACACTTCTCCTTTCCACTATGCACGACACCCTCAATCCCATTACAGATCAGTCAGTGGAAATAGTATTACACAAGTACGAGGCACCTCGAGCTCGCCGATTCGCAACTCACCTCATCGTTCGTCACAGCTCCGTCATTCGCTTGCTCCTAACTCTCTTTCCCCTTCATACCAACAATCAccataccaccaccaaagaCAGCCTTCTCCTCTCTCTTTAGGCGAAGGTGACTATCAAACTACCACTAACGACAGTAGTAATGGCACAAATCAACAAGATTATGAACCCGAACAAGACTTTCAATTCCAACcacaacaaactcaacatCCAAATGGCCCCCCTCCACAACCTAACTTCCAACAGTCTGTGCCACAGTCGCTGTCACATTCGCAATCCAACCCCCAACTACAATCTCACTCACAGTCTGTACAACAGGCAGCCTCTCAGTTGCAACCATTGCCGTTACCAAGACCTCATTCAGATGCTAGATTCGCCAGACCAAGATCATCCAATTCTTCTTTAGACTCGGCATACAGATACTCGGATCCCGAAAATTTACCTATGCCTAATTATGGACACTCTCGCCAGGtttcttcagcatctttGTCAGAACAAGCCAGTCAATCcgcatcagcatcaatgtTTGATTTGTCGCAATCGTATATTTCAACACAATTCGGCCCTAAATCAGCCGCTCTAATGCCTCGAATCCAAACCATAGAAATGTATAGAAAAAACGCCAAAAAATCCAACGACCCAGTCATCCAGTTTCAGTTTGCTCAGTATATGCTTCAGACTGCGCTTTTATCGTCGACTCCTGGTAAATCCAATCGACAAAGCATGTTTGCAACCGATCTTGCCTCGTCAGCTTCTTCCACCAcaactggttcttcttcgtccGAAGGAACTGGTAATAATGGAGCAAATGCTGGTGTCGGTATCAGATCTAGCATGTATTCAACCAAGTCTTTGggtgctgatgatgagaagaaaatcaaacGTGATTTACTCAAGGAAGCAATTTCCATTCTACGAAAGTTATCAGATCGTGGTTTTGCCGACGCTCAGTATCTGCTAGCTGATGCTTTAGCGTCTGGAGCTCTTGGCAAGCCTGATTTGCGTGAATCGTTCAGTCTGTTCCAGCTGGCTGCTAAGCATGGTCATGGAGAAGCTGCTTATAGAGCAGCTCTTTGCCTCGAACAAGGCTGGGGTACTTCAAAAGACATTCGTAGAGCTGTGCAGTTTCTGCGTATGGCAGCTTCTCGTAACCAGCCTGGTGCTATGTTGCGACTAGGAATGGCATGTTTCTATGGTAGAATGGGTATGAGCAACACTCCACAAGTCAAACAAGAAGGTATTAAATGGTTAAAACTAGCTGCTAATGAAGCTAATGAGATTTTCCCACAAGCTCCTTATGAACTAGCCAAGATTGTGGAAGTAGGTTATTCGGATATTGTCATTCCTGACCAACACTGGGCTGTTCAACTCTATGTCAAGTCGTCAGAACTCAACTATATTCCTGCTTCAAGAGTTCTTGGAAAGGCATATGAACTCGCTCTATTGGGCTGTCCAAGAGACGCAGCTCTATCTATCCATTACTATACACTTGGAGCTATCAAGGGAGACCCCGAGTCCATGTACTCCATGTGTGCATGGTACATGATGGGAGCCGAGCCCATTTTGCAgaaaaatgaagaagaggcttATGAATGGGCCCTACGagctgccaatgctggGCATCCTAAAGCTCAGTTTGCAATTGGATACTTCTTAGAACACGGAGTGGGTGTTGAAAGAGACATTCTACAGTCGTCGTTCTGGTACCACAAGGCTGCCGAAGCCGGTAACGAGCATGCCATTAGCAGACTGGCCAAAGAAAAGTCCCAGCAGGCTAAAAACAAGAAGGCCTCGAAAGACATGACCCCTGGCTCTTCCAAAGACAAAGAGTGTATTATTTCCTAACTGTAATCTCTGCACCATCTAATCACACATCTCCCGacatattttatttttaccCCCTCTCTCTCTGCATATCCAAACTCTTTGGGCCTAATATAATCATACTGTTTTCTACTTCTCTCGTCTGGCctttctgcctccggcggccgggctctgcccggacccgttgtgctcgcttcgcgagcttctTACGGCGACCGACCTCTTCTGCCTTCAATGAACGGACATAGCACAGAACCGGCAtgtcatgtcagtgaacgagTATGTCATGTCAACGGACATGTCATGTCAATGAACGGACAtgtcatgtcagtgaatggGCATGTCATGTTAGTGAACGGGCATATCgtgtcagtgaacggacATATCATGTTAGTGAACGGACATGTCATGTTAGTGATCAGACAtatcatgtcagtgaacggacATATCATGACAATGAACGAGCAtgtcatgtcagtgaacgagTAtgtcatgtcagtgaacggacATATCATGTTAGTGAACGGACAtatcatgtcagtgaacgagCATGTCATGTCAATGAACGGACAtatcatgtcagtgaacgagTAtgtcatgtcagtgaacggacATATCATGTCAATGAACGAGCAtgtcatgtcagtgaactggcggccgggctctgcccggacccgttgtcctcgcttcgcgagcgccCTTATTTTAAACCGATCTCCCTTCGGTTAGGAGACCCAGTCGACACTAGTATCACCAATATTCTTTAATGTGTTATTTACTGTCGTATTTAGATATATAAATCCTGTGATACTATTACAATATATACGTGGTTCTAAAACTGGGTCAGACGGCTGTTGTTTAGTCATCTATCGTTTTGTAGAGAGGGGGGCGTATACCAGTGAGTCTGTTATAATTTAATGATTGTTGTCAATTTCATCAGTGATTCATTAGTTCGCTGTTGATTGATTAATTTATGTTCATTGTTGTCTTATATAGATACATGATAATCACTGGTGCAATTTAATTGTCATTTTAATCAGGAAATTCATCTTGCTACTGAATCAAACGAAGTATCCCGAGAACTCTCATTCATGGAAACTGGTAAACTTTTTAGCAACAAACTTTATATTGTAATAACTTCAGGTATATGTATGGTATTTAGATAGTGAACTTCTAGTTGAAAGAAGTATTACAGCACATATCATTATTGCACACAGTTACTCACGTTTATCTGAGACATTCTAAAAATACAATAACGGAAAATACTAAATCTCACACGCTCTACCTATTACCCCATCTACAGAATCACAGAACAAACAAACCCACCCCCGTAGCACATCTGGACCCTCGACGAAACGAGACCGAAGGGGGAGGAGTagtggggtctggagcgtagccccagccgctggaggcagcCAGATTGTGAATTATTGCATGGCGGAGCTATAAGAGACTCACCAGTCGGACACAAGCGACCAGTCACGTTTGGATCTGATCATATGCCTGATACTGCTATAACTATACATGAAGTTTATAGGGTCGCCAATCTCATGTATGTATAGAGTATCTCGTCACACCGATCGTTCCTACAATCATGTGACAGACACTTCCCGATGGCCAGACTCTCTCTTTACCCCCCTAACACCTTCCATCCCCGCCCAATTCAAACTTCAGCcaaaaaacaatcaatCAGGGGGACCCatacgcccgactcgagcgaagcgagaggagccgcggggtctggggcgaagccccagccgccggaggcagacccttcccccccccccccccccccccccccctaAAAACCCGAGGTCGGCGAGAAGGCGAGAAGTGCTGATAGATAGTGGGACCACGGacggcagcagcggatGCAGAAAAAGTTAGACATTGACTTGGCCCGGCCCGTACTCATGCAATCGGCGCGATCCCAGCTATTGATTGACATGGGAGAGAGCTTGCAATGGCCAGAACCGTATTACTACGGGACGGTTTGTGCACAATAAGAGCGGACCGAACGGCAACAAGTGTTGAGCAAATGCGGTTgttataataaattaagtTTAATGTATAGAGGTAGATCTAGCGGGATTCAGCACGCGATTGACGATTGGCCTGACTTCACGCGTTGGAGATTGCCATTTTCTGTAAAGGACATGAGGCGGGAACAGGCGAACTTAGACAGTGAAAAGTGGTCCAAATAGCAGGAGCAAGGTCGGCAAGTGACGACAGCAAACGTGGGGCGTAATTTCAAGGTACATTTGCATCGCGTGAACTGCCAATCCCGCTGGGTCTGTTTACGTTGGGTGGTAAAGACGTTGTCATCTGCTGCAAATGTCACTTAAGTATTTACCTGTATTCAGGGGTCAAGAAAATGTTTCTCCACCGATCTTAACTGTAGTTGGATACATGCAGTGGATGGAATAGGATATTTTGTAGCTTTACTAGGAAAGCCGATCAGGAGCAGCACATTCTATTGCTGTTTTTAGGTGTACATATGCCGCTCAAAGGGGTTCCAAGCGCAATGTGTCTAAAAAGGAGGGGGAAGTAAACTGGTTTGAGCatgggtttttttttgataaaaaCGTATATCAACATGGGCTTGTCTTTATACTTATTAAAGTTTACGGTCCATTGATTTTGGTAGATAAAGTAATCAGTGCGACCGCATTCAAAGACCAACTTTATTCCTTCATTctttgttgttattggttTCCTGCTGTCAGTTTTGATTGGATTTATTTTGTGGATTTTTTGTCATTTACCCCTATCTCGACAGTTTTATTACGAGTAATTACTGGAGTTTGCTTATTTCCCCGGTATTTGCTTGTTATTCGTTCGTTAGTCGTTTGTTTAACGTCTGTCCATTCGTTTTTTGTTCGTTAGTTGCTCAGTTTGCTCTTTCCAGATTGACCATCTGTCTTCTGTTTCTAATCTGATTCCATACCACCAGTTAAAAGTTGACAGGTGATTTATGTGAACATAGTATTGATAGGTTCATTGGTCATAGTCATTGGTCATAGATTCAAGGTTCACAGGTTGAAGGTTCACAAGTTGAAGATTCTCAGGTGATAAGTTGATAGGTTCACAGTTAGCTAGATTCAAGTGTGTACATTGCTCAACTCCACTCACGTATCACCACTCTCTTTAATCAGTCGCTCAATCTCTAGTTATCCACAATGACGTACCATTCAATTCAGAAGTCTGGTGTCCATTACAGGTACTCGCAATTGAGGCGGAACAAGAATAACCTGGGGTTCCTGCTCATTGCCCTGATAGTGGCTCTGATAATCTTAAGAGAGAATCTGAAACCAGGTCCAGAGTTTGAGACATTGTCGTCAAAACTGCGGTCTGGATCAGCCAGCTCCGACCTACTGGAGCTGGATGAAGAGGCTCAGATTCATACTGACAGCGGCCTGCCTGTTCCATGGGCCGTGTCTTATTCTCCATACACCAGTGACGGGTCTTGTAAACGGTCTCAGGATATTACCAAAGATCTTAACAGTATAGCCGACATTGGCACCAAAGCAGTTCGTCTATTTTCCAGTGACTGTGAAGTTCTCGAGTCACTATCTAATGTCCGTCAATTGCGAGTCATTCTAGGAATTCATCCTCACTCTGAGAAGGGCAGTATATCGGAGCTCACTGAATCTCTTGACGAGCAAATGGACGAAATTACTCGATGTAAGTGCTGGTCGAATATTGATATGTTAGTAGTTGGCAGTCAGGGTGTGTTTGCTGAATTATACACACGAGCTGATCTGGTGAAAATGCTCAGATATGTTCGCAGCAAAGTATCAGGCATTGATGCATTCCAAGGCCTTTTGAGCACAGCTGAGCCCGTTGAGTCATATATCTCGAGTACCAAGTACAACGCGGTATCTGTGTCTGAGTATAAAAAGTTCCAACGAATTCTTAGTCGCGACGTGATTCCCGACGACGATTTTGATCTGTTTGTTGAGGACAATGATCTCTGTTCAGTGGTTGATGTTATTGGACTGGTCGTTCAGCCATACTTCAACTCGGCCATCGACGCTTCAGAAGCTGGATCTCTAGTATCACGAGACGTTCGTTTTGCAAAACACTTGTGTTCCGACAAGTTCATTGGCAGTGCTCATACCAGACCATCCAACCCAGATAGCGTGAACCATCCATTTTCCGAGCTCGCTGATAACCAATCCACCACCCACATTCCTCCTGTAGCAGTCCTTGAAGCCGGTTGGCCCTCGTCTGGAGAACCCAATGGCCAAGCCATTGCCTCACCAGAACACCAAAAGATCGCCTTTGAAGAACTGCTGACTGCTCGCGACCTCGAAACCAACGAACGCATTCCCGTCTCACTCTACACCTTCCAGGACGAACTCTGGCGAGATCCCGGCCCACTCTCTGTCGAGACCTCCTTCGGAATCAGCAACCAGTACCTCTAGGACCCCTGAACCCCCTCACACTCTCTCTTGGCCtccatgcctccggcggctggggcgctgccccagaccccgttgtgctcgcttcgcgagcctCGGCCGCCCAAACAACCCCTTCTCTCATGACCGTTACGCGATACctgtatttttatttatctaATCTTTCTTACCAGACCACTTTCACGGGCCAAggccctgcctccggcggctggggctccgccccagaccccgctgctcctctcgctccgctcgagtcgtacGCCCGCCATCCCCGGTATCTCCTTCGTCCAGTCATCTAGGCtgagggtctgcctccggcgactggggctccacGCGGGTCGTTAAGTCCTCCATCCCCGGTATCTCCcgcgaagcaggagcaacggggtctggggagAAGCCCCAACCGCTGGAGGCATAACCCCCCCCTGAaagccaactcctgcgaagcaggagccaccagggtctggggcggagccccagccgccggaggcagaccaccCCAAAAAAACTGGAGAAGTAGACTCCGGAGGATCGCAGGAGTTCGTCCGGGCGACGAAAAATCCCCGGTATCGCCAGTTaacaggagcaaccagggtcagGACCGGATCTTTAGTCACCGGATATGAATGCTTCCACttcgagaaaaaaaaaccactACGGTTGTATATAAACACCTTGACGGATTGCTTGAGAAAAACATTTCCGGTCTGTTTATTGGAGCCCTAACCCGTGGGTAGGAATGTTATTTTTCTGCCCCTGGACCGCCGCAAGGCACTTGTTCTAATCATACCatctgaagaaaaaaaactttaGAGAGACGATTCCGAGTTCTAGGGATTATTGGCAGGTCTGAGGGCAtaatttgaagaagctgaatACGGGCCGGGCCAGGAGATAAGTAATATGCAACAACGAGAGCTGCGTATCATCACGTTGCTGGTGATTGATACcttatttttcttcttggagCTTATTGTTGGTAAGTATATCTTGGCAAACAAGTCCTGGTAGTGATCTGTCGATGTTGCTCCTCGAGGTGTACTGAGAAATGTATTGAAAAGTTGACTAACTGTGATTCTAGGATATGCTGTTCACTCACTTGCTTTAGTGGCTGACTCGTTTCACATGGTGAGTATAGAAGTTGTTGGACCAGCCGTTAGTTATTGGGATGGTGGTAAGCTTGGTCGAGTCGACTTTGTCAAACTGAGTTGAAACCGGAGGGTCTTGGGACGATTATTTGACAGACTTGTTTCTGGAGAAGTGGATTATGTCAGATGCATGCTACTATAATGTACATGAACCATTATGTCCAGTGAGACTAGGTATATCGGACATACTCAGATGCCAAGTCGAATCAGCTTGGATCATATTTTCAGGTTTATCAGTTTTTATGGGGTTGGATTGGTTTGGATCAAGTCTGATCGGCTGACCAAGTCGGTTCAGATCTGGAGACTGGAGAGAACTAGTGAAAACAGATTAGACCTGTGAGAACAGGTCAGAACAAGGTTTTGTCATATCCGTACAAAGCtgctaaaaaaaaactcgcTGAGACCCAAA
This window harbors:
- the SKT5 gene encoding Skt5p (Activator of Chs3p (chitin synthase III) during vegetative growth; recruits Chs3p to the bud neck via interaction with Bni4p; SKT5 has a paralog, SHC1, that arose from the whole genome duplication; GO_component: GO:0005935 - cellular bud neck [Evidence IDA] [PMID 15470103]; GO_component: GO:0005935 - cellular bud neck [Evidence IDA] [PMID 9314530]; GO_component: GO:0000144 - cellular bud neck septin ring [Evidence IDA] [PMID 9314530]; GO_component: GO:0000131 - incipient cellular bud site [Evidence IDA] [PMID 15470103]; GO_component: GO:0016020 - membrane [Evidence IEA]; GO_component: GO:0005886 - plasma membrane [Evidence IEA,IEA]; GO_function: GO:0008047 - enzyme activator activity [Evidence IMP] [PMID 9234668]; GO_process: GO:0034221 - fungal-type cell wall chitin biosynthetic process [Evidence IMP] [PMID 17142567]; GO_process: GO:0034221 - fungal-type cell wall chitin biosynthetic process [Evidence IMP] [PMID 9234668]), with protein sequence MQAVDSQVTPQLSPPHNDSYRGVTLEDGSGSPIAAPQSTHTSPFHYARHPQSHYRSVSGNSITQVRGTSSSPIRNSPHRSSQLRHSLAPNSLSPSYQQSPYHHQRQPSPLSLGEGDYQTTTNDSSNGTNQQDYEPEQDFQFQPQQTQHPNGPPPQPNFQQSVPQSLSHSQSNPQLQSHSQSVQQAASQLQPLPLPRPHSDARFARPRSSNSSLDSAYRYSDPENLPMPNYGHSRQVSSASLSEQASQSASASMFDLSQSYISTQFGPKSAALMPRIQTIEMYRKNAKKSNDPVIQFQFAQYMLQTALLSSTPGKSNRQSMFATDLASSASSTTTGSSSSEGTGNNGANAGVGIRSSMYSTKSLGADDEKKIKRDLLKEAISILRKLSDRGFADAQYLLADALASGALGKPDLRESFSLFQLAAKHGHGEAAYRAALCLEQGWGTSKDIRRAVQFLRMAASRNQPGAMLRLGMACFYGRMGMSNTPQVKQEGIKWLKLAANEANEIFPQAPYELAKIVEVGYSDIVIPDQHWAVQLYVKSSELNYIPASRVLGKAYELALLGCPRDAALSIHYYTLGAIKGDPESMYSMCAWYMMGAEPILQKNEEEAYEWALRAANAGHPKAQFAIGYFLEHGVGVERDILQSSFWYHKAAEAGNEHAISRLAKEKSQQAKNKKASKDMTPGSSKDKECIIS
- the SCW11 gene encoding Scw11p (Cell wall protein with similarity to glucanases; may play a role in conjugation during mating based on its regulation by Ste12p; GO_component: GO:0005618 - cell wall [Evidence IEA,IEA]; GO_component: GO:0005576 - extracellular region [Evidence IEA]; GO_component: GO:0009277 - fungal-type cell wall [Evidence IDA] [PMID 9748433]; GO_function: GO:0042973 - glucan endo-1,3-beta-D-glucosidase activity [Evidence ISS] [PMID 9748433]; GO_function: GO:0016787 - hydrolase activity [Evidence IEA]; GO_function: GO:0016798 - hydrolase activity, acting on glycosyl bonds [Evidence IEA]; GO_function: GO:0004553 - hydrolase activity, hydrolyzing O-glycosyl compounds [Evidence IEA]; GO_process: GO:0005975 - carbohydrate metabolic process [Evidence IEA]; GO_process: GO:0007109 - cytokinesis, completion of separation [Evidence IMP] [PMID 9748433]; GO_process: GO:0008152 - metabolic process [Evidence IEA]), with protein sequence MTYHSIQKSGVHYRYSQLRRNKNNLGFLLIALIVALIILRENLKPGPEFETLSSKLRSGSASSDLLELDEEAQIHTDSGLPVPWAVSYSPYTSDGSCKRSQDITKDLNSIADIGTKAVRLFSSDCEVLESLSNVRQLRVILGIHPHSEKGSISELTESLDEQMDEITRCKCWSNIDMLVVGSQGVFAELYTRADLVKMLRYVRSKVSGIDAFQGLLSTAEPVESYISSTKYNAVSVSEYKKFQRILSRDVIPDDDFDLFVEDNDLCSVVDVIGLVVQPYFNSAIDASEAGSLVSRDVRFAKHLCSDKFIGSAHTRPSNPDSVNHPFSELADNQSTTHIPPVAVLEAGWPSSGEPNGQAIASPEHQKIAFEELLTARDLETNERIPVSLYTFQDELWRDPGPLSVETSFGISNQYL